Proteins encoded within one genomic window of Prosthecobacter fusiformis:
- a CDS encoding immunoglobulin domain-containing protein — protein sequence MLRFPDSISRHARALMLPMMVVLAGLAGTASAVAPKAPTNLVLKSTMADAPTAANTKRNFLLTWKDNSLDESGFRVEYRLGNAGIWNYYTSVNAGVTYCEFIGVQLPVDTLFQVRVVAFKSNGSSFETAASSLVDQTIKTTGSTLSAPQDFRVATYSKDNEVSDGILEFSWKDNSTGELYFQIFYKKASLTGDENYAPLPGGLSYFDNKEALTTRTTVWVQHGLVPNQAYHFMLRATRKDDATATEVTSNTASEKRYITSLTYPGGLSSYTVPAVKVPTNLQAEKLDESNIRLTWEDNTDNETGYEISYRKPVENESEAITWNTYTMAANSTSITAAIGPGGTYIWKVRAVPPTGSPAATSADYTDELPVIMDDLISPGQLVATTSGKSAAVDLTWGDNTIGETIYRIYVRPSGGTSDTWYDSMDMQPGTTKATVTGYNTSSTTSVLLTPNVEYEFRVDALHSNFVGDVAAAESNVARAYARHGFTSRTHQPAKVNDPFTYQMAVSDSPNRTSWSVDDLPPGLEMNADGLISGTPTESGVFHCPMEVVYPDNVAEVTLTLRILKDDATPVLASPITDVILGTATQHTIDLNGRFTDADSEKAVRLDTSLGIIDLLLYDSLTPKAVENFMGYVETGAYNGVIFHRSIPGFILQGGGYVPTDSPNYFTSLLKRPPSENEPGISNVRGTVAHAKVGDNPDSATHDFFFNLVANNDARGVTNYVENLDNQNSGFTVFGRVAGSGMDLVDDMVALPIGDYSPSSSDTTTGVILDGYQTEMVDVPMNVTGGTAPAKMDINSTVQIRSAKEVALFKYEVVENSAPTIVRTSILNGVLRLEGLLAGTSTVTVRARDLDNNPVEDSFTVTVIKGHKLPVITRQPVSLAVLPDKKATLSVTATGTALTYQWQKRVGEVWENVPDTNLTAKKNVLTFAALQNSDTGEYRVLVSNISMTLTSVTARLDFRAPPVIDTHPVRKVVKLGDPLVLTTEVRGAPVPTITWLRTNSTVSGQKAAVLNIPVTKLTDGGSYVMRASNVVTRADSSAASVIVVDKSSRLMMSLPAKTVVLKAQVSGPNLKYQWKKDSTTTVIDIPNKISGAASPTLTIKTFGQSDTGEYTCYVEDAVDASHNAETGPWRVGFAGAAPTLAAFTPPDAYVGIEYDYQIPGGGDTNFSIASFSLTGLPTGLKLDTVTGRITGKATRYGQYIMKLTAKNPKGSSTLSNITMNVRPMPEAVVGSFVGQIANSTYFNNNMGGRVDMTVTDTGVISGKLSQGKEVISFTGLMTQTPGSIYTSGKATIIRKGKDTLTLTLSSIAPSGYDVSGDVSGIITDGENAVAFSAYRNKYNSARAGFSGYVGRHHVALTLTGDDVGNEAVPQGTGYLVVTTDNNGTAKMSGRMADGTTVTASSFVGGQEQFLVYQSLYKSTGSVIGQPKMLIVELPSTQNSSNFIYRLDGAVAWTKAPQTTASERNYKAGFSTQVLSVRGGTYLKPGTNKLILDLPKDTPGNASIDFEDGGLEFAGMNPDVAQLSIGTSKLIPITPGVANAGGLSLTITPDVGLISGSFKVAPTGAPSRTATFLGLIIPRIPTAAAGFYYTDSPAVTGADGLGVGYFLLGQLPSDTPPTTTIKTAPILSGSVVLNPLPVLITQHPQSVTLNPTITGQAAVDHTFTVVATPPTGISVTYQWRKDGVNISGKTASTLALTNITESSQGTYDVVVKTSLSTVTSQPAVLTVNNLITNIVVTRTPATNPVPIGSSTPIVFEVTSVAGTGPYTYQWRKANTDDSDEDDIAGETSDTYSITNVTSDSAGKYYVVVTDTSTGHELKSSANVLTVDYPITSVVAQRTPPEDTIGYGYRNLTFSLTVDSQGPYEYQWYKVVGDENVEIQGATSATYTIGFLRGADQGVYKVGVKNAVTTDYVISEGVPLLVSSSVSNVSLTRSPSDTYVPLGKRVVFSAEALGEPEFGYVWKKDGEIIENATSSTYEIPELTSNDEGEYTVTISNNINGTPSSVESSVKGLNVQLPVTSVSVTRNPDTLTPPLNATFSMTATPSPAIYPVYFYQWYKNGEEIEEGGDSAQYTITTPTTEDSGTYHVTVRNAANLSPIASETFSLSFEEPTVEDPPEEDPPAEEP from the coding sequence ATGCTGCGCTTCCCCGACTCTATTTCCCGTCATGCTCGCGCCTTGATGCTGCCCATGATGGTCGTGCTGGCCGGTCTGGCAGGCACCGCTTCAGCCGTAGCACCGAAGGCACCCACCAACTTAGTGCTGAAGTCCACGATGGCCGATGCGCCGACCGCCGCGAATACCAAGCGGAACTTCCTGCTGACATGGAAGGACAATTCCCTGGATGAATCCGGCTTCCGTGTGGAATACCGGCTGGGGAATGCTGGGATATGGAATTATTATACCTCCGTCAATGCCGGGGTGACCTACTGCGAATTCATCGGAGTACAGCTCCCGGTGGATACCCTGTTTCAGGTCAGGGTAGTTGCATTTAAAAGCAATGGATCCTCTTTTGAAACCGCAGCCAGTTCCTTGGTGGATCAAACGATCAAAACGACCGGTTCCACCCTGAGTGCGCCACAGGACTTCCGCGTAGCTACATACTCAAAGGATAATGAGGTCTCCGATGGCATACTGGAATTCAGCTGGAAGGACAATAGTACAGGGGAATTATATTTCCAAATCTTCTACAAGAAAGCGAGCCTGACAGGGGATGAAAACTATGCTCCGCTTCCCGGAGGACTGTCCTACTTTGATAACAAAGAAGCATTGACCACCCGCACCACTGTCTGGGTGCAGCATGGGTTGGTGCCCAATCAGGCGTATCATTTTATGCTCCGCGCCACCCGGAAGGATGACGCAACCGCCACGGAAGTGACATCGAATACGGCCAGTGAAAAACGATATATTACCAGCCTGACCTATCCTGGAGGTCTTTCTTCCTACACAGTGCCTGCGGTGAAGGTGCCAACAAATCTCCAGGCTGAAAAACTGGATGAATCCAACATCCGTCTGACCTGGGAGGATAATACTGACAATGAAACCGGATACGAAATTTCATACCGCAAGCCTGTAGAAAATGAATCGGAGGCGATCACTTGGAATACCTATACGATGGCTGCCAATTCGACATCCATCACGGCTGCGATTGGTCCTGGGGGGACCTACATTTGGAAAGTGCGCGCTGTTCCACCAACCGGGTCACCTGCGGCCACGTCCGCAGATTACACGGATGAACTTCCGGTGATCATGGATGATCTGATCAGTCCCGGACAACTTGTGGCGACGACCTCTGGCAAGTCCGCTGCCGTGGACCTAACGTGGGGTGATAACACCATTGGGGAGACCATTTACCGAATCTATGTACGCCCCTCGGGCGGCACCAGCGATACATGGTATGACTCCATGGACATGCAGCCAGGCACGACCAAGGCCACCGTCACGGGCTATAATACCAGCAGCACCACATCTGTTCTGCTAACACCGAATGTAGAATATGAATTCAGGGTGGATGCCCTTCATAGCAACTTTGTCGGCGATGTTGCTGCAGCGGAGAGCAACGTCGCCCGCGCGTATGCCCGGCATGGTTTCACCAGCCGCACGCACCAGCCTGCGAAGGTGAACGACCCTTTCACTTACCAGATGGCCGTCTCAGACAGCCCTAACCGAACTTCCTGGAGTGTGGATGATCTGCCACCTGGCCTCGAAATGAATGCCGATGGCCTCATCAGCGGTACGCCCACAGAGTCCGGCGTCTTCCATTGCCCGATGGAGGTCGTTTATCCAGATAACGTCGCGGAAGTGACCCTGACCCTGCGCATCCTAAAAGACGATGCCACACCTGTGTTGGCTTCCCCTATTACGGACGTAATCCTGGGAACCGCCACGCAGCATACCATCGACCTGAACGGACGCTTCACCGATGCGGATTCTGAAAAGGCTGTCCGCCTGGATACCAGCTTGGGCATTATTGACCTCTTGCTGTATGATAGCCTGACTCCCAAGGCGGTGGAAAACTTCATGGGCTATGTGGAAACCGGGGCTTACAACGGCGTCATTTTCCACCGGTCTATTCCAGGCTTCATTTTGCAGGGAGGGGGCTATGTGCCTACTGATTCGCCAAACTACTTCACCTCCCTCCTCAAGCGCCCGCCATCAGAAAATGAACCCGGTATTTCCAATGTCCGTGGTACCGTAGCGCATGCCAAAGTGGGGGATAACCCGGATAGCGCCACTCATGATTTCTTCTTTAACTTGGTAGCAAATAATGACGCTCGTGGTGTAACCAATTATGTCGAAAACCTGGACAACCAAAACTCCGGTTTCACCGTCTTTGGCCGTGTCGCAGGCTCAGGGATGGATTTGGTCGATGACATGGTAGCACTGCCAATTGGGGACTATTCACCTAGCTCGTCAGATACCACAACGGGGGTCATCCTGGACGGTTACCAAACTGAAATGGTGGACGTGCCCATGAATGTGACGGGTGGCACTGCCCCTGCCAAAATGGACATCAATAGCACGGTGCAGATTCGCAGTGCAAAGGAAGTGGCCCTCTTCAAATATGAGGTGGTGGAAAACAGCGCTCCCACCATCGTCCGCACCAGCATCCTCAATGGTGTCCTGCGGCTGGAAGGTTTGCTGGCAGGCACCAGCACCGTCACCGTGCGTGCACGGGACCTGGATAACAATCCTGTGGAAGACAGCTTCACTGTCACGGTCATCAAGGGGCACAAGCTCCCGGTCATCACGCGCCAGCCAGTTTCCTTGGCTGTGCTGCCGGATAAAAAAGCCACTTTAAGTGTCACGGCCACAGGTACGGCACTCACTTATCAGTGGCAGAAGCGGGTCGGTGAAGTGTGGGAAAATGTCCCAGATACCAACCTCACTGCCAAGAAGAACGTCCTGACCTTTGCTGCATTGCAAAATTCTGATACGGGCGAATACCGTGTGCTGGTCAGCAACATCAGCATGACCCTCACCAGCGTCACCGCCCGGTTGGACTTCCGTGCACCGCCGGTGATTGATACACATCCGGTTAGGAAAGTGGTGAAGCTGGGTGACCCCCTGGTTCTGACCACTGAAGTCAGAGGTGCCCCCGTGCCGACGATCACTTGGCTGCGCACGAACTCCACCGTCAGTGGACAGAAGGCCGCTGTATTGAACATCCCAGTGACCAAGCTCACCGACGGCGGCAGCTACGTGATGCGTGCCAGCAACGTTGTGACCCGTGCGGACAGCAGTGCTGCCAGCGTCATCGTGGTGGATAAATCCTCCCGCCTCATGATGTCACTGCCTGCTAAAACTGTGGTGCTGAAGGCCCAGGTGTCCGGGCCAAATCTGAAGTATCAGTGGAAGAAAGACTCAACGACCACGGTGATTGACATCCCAAATAAAATCTCCGGTGCCGCCAGCCCCACCCTGACGATCAAAACTTTTGGGCAGTCTGATACCGGTGAATACACCTGCTATGTGGAGGATGCGGTGGATGCGTCCCACAATGCGGAGACTGGACCCTGGAGAGTGGGCTTTGCCGGAGCTGCACCCACACTCGCTGCCTTCACGCCGCCCGATGCGTATGTGGGTATTGAATACGACTACCAGATCCCTGGCGGTGGAGACACGAACTTCAGCATCGCCTCATTTTCTCTCACCGGCCTGCCTACCGGCTTGAAGCTGGATACCGTGACCGGCCGGATCACCGGCAAAGCTACGCGCTATGGCCAGTATATCATGAAGCTGACGGCCAAAAATCCGAAGGGATCATCCACCCTTTCCAATATCACCATGAATGTCCGGCCGATGCCGGAGGCCGTCGTGGGTTCCTTTGTGGGACAGATCGCCAACTCCACTTATTTTAACAACAACATGGGCGGGCGTGTGGACATGACAGTGACGGATACTGGCGTCATCAGCGGCAAGCTGAGCCAGGGCAAGGAAGTCATCAGCTTCACCGGCTTGATGACCCAGACCCCCGGCTCTATTTATACTTCTGGCAAGGCCACCATCATCCGGAAGGGCAAGGATACTCTCACGCTCACTTTATCCTCCATCGCACCTTCGGGTTATGACGTCAGTGGCGATGTCTCAGGCATCATCACCGACGGTGAAAATGCCGTGGCCTTCTCTGCCTATCGCAACAAATACAACAGTGCCAGGGCTGGCTTTTCCGGCTATGTGGGCCGTCACCATGTGGCACTGACTCTTACTGGAGACGACGTGGGCAATGAGGCTGTGCCCCAGGGCACGGGTTACCTCGTGGTAACAACCGACAACAATGGCACCGCCAAGATGTCAGGGCGCATGGCGGACGGCACGACCGTCACTGCCAGTTCATTTGTAGGCGGGCAGGAACAGTTCCTCGTTTATCAGTCCCTGTATAAAAGCACTGGCTCTGTCATCGGGCAGCCCAAGATGCTCATCGTTGAATTGCCCAGCACACAAAACAGCTCCAATTTCATCTACCGTCTGGATGGTGCTGTTGCCTGGACGAAAGCCCCGCAGACGACCGCCAGTGAGCGTAATTACAAAGCAGGTTTCAGCACCCAAGTCCTTAGTGTCAGGGGTGGTACCTACCTTAAGCCGGGAACGAACAAACTGATCCTGGACCTGCCTAAAGATACTCCCGGCAATGCCAGCATTGATTTTGAAGATGGCGGTCTTGAATTCGCCGGGATGAATCCGGATGTAGCCCAGCTCAGCATTGGTACAAGCAAACTCATCCCGATTACGCCAGGGGTGGCGAATGCTGGGGGCCTCAGCTTGACCATCACTCCGGACGTAGGCCTCATCAGCGGGAGCTTCAAAGTGGCCCCAACTGGTGCCCCTTCCCGCACCGCCACCTTTCTCGGACTCATCATCCCGCGCATCCCCACTGCGGCTGCCGGTTTTTATTATACGGACTCACCTGCCGTCACGGGTGCCGATGGGCTGGGTGTCGGTTATTTCCTCCTCGGCCAGTTGCCTTCGGACACACCTCCGACGACTACAATCAAGACCGCGCCCATTTTGTCCGGCAGTGTGGTTCTCAATCCTCTGCCAGTCCTCATTACCCAGCATCCACAGTCGGTGACACTGAATCCCACCATTACTGGCCAGGCTGCTGTTGACCATACCTTCACCGTGGTTGCCACCCCGCCGACGGGTATTTCTGTCACCTACCAGTGGCGGAAAGACGGTGTGAATATCAGTGGCAAGACGGCATCCACTCTTGCACTGACCAACATCACCGAGAGCAGCCAGGGTACTTACGATGTGGTCGTCAAAACATCTCTTTCCACTGTCACCAGCCAGCCAGCTGTCCTGACCGTGAACAACCTCATCACCAACATCGTGGTCACTCGCACCCCGGCTACGAACCCGGTGCCTATTGGCAGCTCTACCCCGATCGTCTTTGAAGTCACTTCCGTGGCTGGTACAGGCCCATACACATATCAATGGAGAAAAGCCAATACGGATGATAGCGATGAAGATGATATCGCAGGGGAGACGTCTGACACTTATAGCATCACAAACGTGACCAGTGATTCAGCAGGCAAATATTACGTTGTCGTGACGGATACAAGCACTGGGCACGAACTGAAAAGTTCGGCGAATGTGCTCACGGTGGACTATCCGATCACCAGCGTCGTGGCCCAGCGCACCCCCCCTGAGGACACCATCGGATACGGCTATCGAAATCTGACCTTCAGCCTCACCGTGGATAGTCAGGGGCCTTATGAGTATCAGTGGTATAAGGTGGTTGGGGACGAAAATGTGGAGATCCAGGGAGCCACTTCCGCCACCTACACCATCGGCTTCCTGCGCGGTGCGGATCAAGGCGTGTATAAAGTCGGCGTCAAGAATGCAGTGACGACAGATTATGTCATCAGCGAGGGCGTTCCTCTTCTTGTCAGTAGCAGTGTGTCCAATGTCTCGCTCACTCGCAGTCCTTCAGATACCTACGTTCCCCTTGGCAAGCGTGTGGTCTTCTCTGCCGAAGCACTGGGAGAACCCGAGTTTGGCTACGTTTGGAAAAAGGACGGAGAGATCATCGAGAATGCAACCTCCTCCACATATGAGATCCCTGAACTCACCTCGAATGATGAAGGGGAATACACGGTGACGATTTCCAACAATATCAACGGCACTCCTAGCTCTGTGGAAAGCAGCGTTAAGGGCCTGAATGTGCAACTCCCGGTGACTTCGGTCAGTGTTACAAGAAATCCCGATACACTCACACCGCCTTTGAATGCGACCTTCAGCATGACGGCCACTCCATCTCCTGCCATCTATCCAGTTTATTTTTATCAATGGTATAAAAATGGCGAAGAAATCGAGGAAGGCGGCGATAGCGCCCAATATACGATTACCACTCCAACAACCGAAGATTCCGGTACTTATCACGTGACCGTTCGCAACGCTGCCAACCTGTCACCAATAGCTAGTGAAACGTTTAGCCTCAGCTTTGAAGAACCCACTGTAGAGGATCCGCCAGAAGAAGATCCTCCCGCAGAAGAGCCGTAA
- a CDS encoding FG-GAP repeat domain-containing protein, with translation MCRPLWILPLFIALAAQAQVTPQFREQEIDNQVGIGYGLAIADVDGDGKTDILLADKDSIVWYQNPEWKKHIIAEKLTEKDHVCIAARDTDGDGKAEIAVGAEWNPGDTETSGAVFYLQPPADRTQRWTPVQLTHEPTTHRMRWVRNRAGRYDLIVAPLHGRGNKNGEGAGVRILAYHKPEDVTRPWNTTLVHDSMHLTHNFEVVPGPAGEAESLLLGGREGIVRLTPGDSGWKQQWVTRHDSPDLQGVGEVRWGAFAGGQPYVAAIEPMHGNQVVIYTPPPEGPKDGLWQRRVLDDTLVDGHALACYDYLGLNNRQIAVGWRAHHKLGSRVGVKLYYTTKEDGHGWESYLVDDNTMACEDLMGADLDGDRDTDLIAAGRRSQNLKIYWNLRQ, from the coding sequence ATGTGCCGCCCACTTTGGATTTTACCCCTGTTCATCGCCCTTGCCGCCCAGGCTCAGGTGACTCCCCAGTTCCGTGAGCAGGAAATCGACAACCAAGTAGGCATCGGCTACGGGCTGGCCATCGCCGATGTGGACGGCGATGGCAAAACGGACATCCTTTTGGCCGATAAGGACTCCATCGTCTGGTATCAAAATCCGGAGTGGAAGAAACACATCATCGCGGAAAAGCTCACGGAGAAGGATCACGTGTGCATCGCCGCCCGTGACACGGATGGGGATGGCAAGGCGGAGATCGCCGTGGGTGCCGAGTGGAATCCGGGGGATACGGAGACCAGCGGCGCGGTCTTTTACCTCCAGCCCCCGGCTGACCGCACACAGCGGTGGACGCCCGTGCAGCTCACCCATGAACCCACCACCCACCGCATGCGCTGGGTGCGCAACCGCGCCGGGCGCTATGACCTCATCGTGGCCCCGCTGCATGGCCGTGGAAATAAAAACGGTGAGGGTGCCGGAGTGCGCATCCTGGCTTATCACAAGCCGGAAGACGTGACCCGTCCCTGGAATACCACCCTTGTACACGACAGCATGCACCTGACGCATAACTTCGAAGTGGTGCCCGGCCCGGCTGGTGAAGCGGAATCCCTGCTGCTAGGCGGGCGCGAGGGCATCGTCCGTCTCACACCGGGGGACAGTGGCTGGAAGCAGCAGTGGGTGACCCGCCATGACAGCCCGGACCTGCAAGGCGTGGGGGAAGTGCGCTGGGGTGCCTTTGCCGGTGGCCAGCCCTATGTGGCCGCCATCGAACCGATGCATGGCAACCAAGTCGTCATCTATACTCCCCCGCCGGAGGGACCCAAAGACGGCCTGTGGCAGCGCCGGGTGCTGGATGATACCCTGGTGGACGGTCATGCCCTGGCCTGCTACGATTACCTGGGCCTGAACAACCGCCAGATCGCCGTCGGCTGGCGTGCCCATCACAAGCTGGGCAGCCGGGTCGGTGTGAAGCTTTATTATACCACCAAGGAGGACGGTCACGGCTGGGAATCCTACTTGGTGGATGACAATACGATGGCCTGTGAAGACCTGATGGGAGCCGACTTGGATGGCGATCGTGACACTGACCTCATCGCGGCTGGCCGTCGTAGCCAGAATCTCAAGATTTACTGGAATTTAAGACAATAA
- a CDS encoding L,D-transpeptidase family protein → MNIARLTLAALAGCTLCACQMPTSFARQEVIRRPLLIQPADSSSSPLYVWHGLGEPGPVRVTIDLSEQKAYIFRNSENVAWSYVATGRSGHRTPTGSFVISEKVVNKRSNKYGSIVDASGDVIRSNATAGVHSAPGGKFQGAKMPYWMRLTGDGVGMHAGPIPNPGSPASHGCIRLPYDMAQRLYDVAPSGTRVTIVP, encoded by the coding sequence ATGAACATTGCACGACTCACCCTGGCTGCCCTCGCAGGCTGCACTCTGTGTGCCTGCCAGATGCCCACCTCCTTCGCCCGGCAAGAAGTGATCCGCCGCCCGCTGCTCATCCAGCCTGCGGATTCCTCCAGCAGCCCCCTTTATGTCTGGCATGGCCTGGGCGAACCCGGACCCGTGCGTGTGACCATCGATCTGAGCGAGCAGAAGGCCTACATCTTCCGCAACAGCGAAAACGTGGCCTGGAGCTATGTGGCCACTGGACGCAGCGGTCACCGGACACCGACCGGGAGTTTTGTGATCTCTGAAAAAGTGGTGAACAAGCGCTCCAACAAATACGGCAGCATCGTGGATGCCAGTGGCGACGTCATTCGTAGTAATGCCACCGCCGGCGTCCATAGCGCCCCTGGTGGCAAGTTTCAGGGAGCTAAAATGCCCTACTGGATGCGCCTGACGGGCGATGGCGTGGGCATGCATGCGGGTCCCATACCGAACCCTGGCTCCCCCGCCTCCCACGGTTGCATCCGCCTGCCCTATGATATGGCCCAGCGTCTCTATGATGTGGCCCCCAGCGGCACGCGCGTGACCATCGTCCCGTGA
- a CDS encoding sulfite exporter TauE/SafE family protein — MIHDWLQQHTLFTGDSRILLLAGIAALCIGLSKSGLSGTATLNVVLMAQAFGAKASVGLVLPLLIVADFMGYYLNRHGGSWRRILPMAPPAIAGVIAGYFLLDTIDNTTARTVIGWLIIGLLGFKLLLDASKGTLEVLTSHRLFSWAMGLCAGVTTMLANAAGPVMTVYLLSQRLEKKEHLGTFSRFFLFINLFKVPFSADLGIINPRSLMTNLVLLPAVVLGILLGWQILKRIPQKPFEWTLFVMTLIAAAWLIHG, encoded by the coding sequence TTGATCCACGACTGGCTCCAGCAGCACACCCTGTTTACCGGGGATTCGCGCATCCTCCTCCTGGCTGGCATCGCCGCCCTTTGCATCGGCTTATCTAAAAGTGGCCTCTCCGGCACCGCTACGCTGAATGTCGTCCTGATGGCCCAGGCCTTCGGGGCCAAGGCCTCCGTGGGACTGGTGCTGCCTTTGCTCATCGTGGCCGATTTCATGGGCTATTACCTGAACCGCCATGGCGGGAGCTGGCGGCGCATTTTACCCATGGCCCCGCCCGCCATCGCCGGGGTCATCGCCGGTTACTTTCTCCTGGACACCATTGATAACACGACCGCCCGCACCGTCATCGGCTGGCTCATCATCGGCCTTCTGGGTTTCAAGCTCCTGCTGGATGCCAGCAAGGGCACGCTGGAGGTGCTGACCAGCCACCGTCTGTTTTCCTGGGCCATGGGCTTGTGCGCTGGCGTGACCACCATGCTGGCCAATGCCGCCGGACCTGTGATGACTGTTTATCTCCTTTCCCAGCGGCTGGAGAAAAAGGAGCACCTGGGCACCTTCAGCCGCTTTTTCCTGTTCATCAATCTCTTCAAAGTCCCCTTCTCCGCCGATCTGGGCATCATCAATCCCCGGTCCCTCATGACCAATCTTGTGCTGCTGCCCGCCGTCGTGCTCGGCATTCTGCTCGGTTGGCAGATCCTCAAACGCATCCCGCAAAAACCCTTCGAGTGGACCCTCTTTGTGATGACCCTCATCGCTGCGGCGTGGCTGATCCATGGGTGA
- a CDS encoding SGNH/GDSL hydrolase family protein, whose product MIRSLLLALLFTTSLAQAENLLPPDARVAIIGDSITEQKLYSKYMEAYLLACTGRQDIQVFQFGWSGERASGFAARLENDLSVFHPTVATTCYGMNDGQYTAYTDAIGAEYEKNMRLVLDGLKAQGVKHIAVGSPGAVDTRFFTRFEPAIYNDNLAHLRDIVQKLAGEYSLSFANVHDTMTSAMAKAKPVLGQDYDVCGPDGFHPGPNGHLLMAQAFLKGLKLEGTIGQITLDLAGESTATEGHQITARAPGSLTLASSTWPFCFDADPAASTSTRSILPFTSFNQDLNRYTLVVKGLTKDKAQVTWGSETKEFTKTQLEAGINLAAEFATTPFDAAFADLLNAIGSKQAYETTMIKNLITHFRTYSPEAETDPEFKNALEVLKQKTLEKHAKYNANVRKRLKAVTHTVSVVE is encoded by the coding sequence ATGATCCGCAGCCTCCTCCTCGCCCTCCTTTTCACCACCTCTCTGGCCCAGGCTGAAAACCTGCTGCCGCCCGATGCCCGCGTGGCCATCATCGGGGACAGCATCACCGAGCAGAAACTCTATTCCAAATACATGGAGGCTTACCTCCTGGCCTGTACCGGTCGCCAGGACATCCAGGTCTTTCAGTTCGGCTGGAGCGGTGAGCGGGCCAGCGGTTTTGCCGCCCGTCTGGAGAACGACCTCAGCGTCTTCCACCCCACCGTGGCCACGACCTGCTACGGCATGAACGACGGCCAGTACACTGCCTATACCGACGCCATCGGTGCCGAGTATGAAAAGAACATGCGCCTCGTGCTGGATGGCCTCAAGGCCCAGGGCGTGAAGCACATCGCCGTAGGCTCTCCCGGTGCCGTGGACACGCGCTTCTTCACCCGTTTTGAACCCGCCATCTACAACGACAACCTGGCCCACCTGCGCGACATCGTCCAAAAGCTGGCCGGGGAATACAGCCTCAGCTTTGCCAACGTCCATGACACCATGACCAGCGCCATGGCCAAAGCCAAGCCCGTGCTGGGCCAGGACTACGACGTGTGCGGTCCGGACGGTTTCCACCCCGGCCCCAACGGCCACCTGCTCATGGCCCAGGCTTTCCTCAAAGGCCTGAAGCTGGAGGGCACCATCGGCCAGATCACCCTCGACCTCGCCGGAGAATCCACCGCGACCGAAGGCCACCAGATCACCGCCCGCGCCCCCGGCAGCCTCACGCTGGCCAGCAGCACCTGGCCCTTCTGCTTTGATGCTGATCCCGCCGCCTCCACCAGCACCCGCAGCATCCTCCCCTTCACCAGTTTTAACCAGGACCTCAACCGCTACACGTTGGTGGTAAAAGGCCTAACCAAAGATAAGGCCCAAGTGACCTGGGGCAGCGAGACCAAGGAATTCACCAAGACCCAACTCGAAGCTGGCATCAACCTCGCCGCTGAATTCGCCACCACGCCTTTTGATGCCGCCTTCGCCGATCTCCTCAACGCCATCGGTTCCAAACAGGCCTACGAGACCACGATGATCAAAAACCTCATCACCCACTTCCGCACCTACTCCCCCGAAGCCGAAACCGATCCCGAATTTAAGAACGCCCTCGAAGTCCTGAAACAAAAGACCCTCGAAAAACACGCCAAGTATAACGCCAACGTCCGCAAGCGCCTGAAGGCTGTGACGCATACGGTGAGTGTGGTGGAGTGA